The following are from one region of the Lacinutrix sp. Bg11-31 genome:
- a CDS encoding 3-oxoacyl-ACP synthase, with translation MNKVENIKQVLYNKCVQFTKNRLDTINKTIEELQESLTSETKSSAGDKHETGRAMVHLEREKAGEQLAEIQKVNQLLAKISTEKRSNIIGLGSVVFTTNANYYIAISAGELEYGDQKFYAISANTPIAQLVLGKKNGDQIKFRNQEFTITNVN, from the coding sequence ATGAATAAAGTAGAAAATATAAAGCAGGTACTCTATAATAAGTGCGTTCAGTTTACAAAAAACAGACTGGATACTATTAATAAAACGATTGAAGAATTACAAGAATCCTTAACATCCGAAACCAAAAGTAGCGCAGGTGATAAGCATGAAACGGGTCGTGCAATGGTACATTTAGAACGCGAAAAAGCAGGTGAACAATTAGCCGAAATTCAGAAAGTAAATCAATTATTAGCTAAAATAAGTACAGAAAAAAGATCTAATATCATTGGTTTAGGAAGTGTTGTCTTCACAACAAACGCTAATTATTATATAGCAATTAGTGCAGGTGAATTAGAATATGGAGACCAAAAATTCTACGCTATATCTGCTAATACACCAATTGCACAATTAGTGTTAGGTAAAAAAAATGGAGATCAAATTAAGTTTAGAAATCAAGAGTTTACCATAACAAATGTTAACTAA
- a CDS encoding NAD(P)/FAD-dependent oxidoreductase, translating to MPLNFDIIIIGGGLAGLSSAIHLSKNKCSVLVIEKNAYPKHKVCGEYISNEVLPYLNFLGIDVFKLGAKRINKFELSTPKNKLVQANLPLGGFGISRFCLDNNLAKKAIANKAAIIQDTVEDVTFANDTFSIQTKQANYTSKIVIGAYGKRANLDVKLKRSFIKKKSPFLAVKTHIKGDFPNDLVALHNFEGGYCGVSKVEDDSINICYIANIEVFKKYKNINEFQEKVVFKNTTLKAIFKNSKPVFKLPLSISQISFETKKPIENHMLMCGDTAGMIHPLCGNGMSMAIRSAQMASLLILEFFNNEIKDRQTLEKQYLREWNAEFKSRLTTGHIVANLFSKNKLAEVLIRIIKWVPSILPHIIKRTHGKLMNVK from the coding sequence ATTCCCTTAAATTTTGATATCATTATTATTGGTGGTGGATTAGCCGGTTTAAGTAGTGCTATCCATTTATCTAAAAATAAGTGTAGCGTATTGGTTATCGAAAAAAACGCGTATCCAAAGCATAAAGTATGTGGCGAATATATCTCAAACGAAGTCTTGCCTTATCTCAATTTTTTAGGAATCGATGTTTTTAAATTAGGAGCTAAAAGAATAAATAAATTTGAGCTTTCAACACCCAAAAATAAATTAGTACAAGCAAACTTACCACTTGGTGGTTTTGGAATCAGTCGGTTTTGTTTAGATAATAATCTTGCTAAAAAAGCCATTGCTAACAAAGCAGCAATTATTCAAGACACTGTTGAAGATGTCACCTTTGCAAACGATACGTTTTCAATTCAAACAAAACAAGCCAATTATACCTCTAAAATTGTGATTGGTGCTTATGGCAAACGCGCAAATTTAGATGTTAAACTTAAGCGGAGTTTCATTAAAAAGAAATCGCCTTTTTTAGCAGTAAAAACGCATATTAAAGGTGATTTTCCTAACGATTTAGTTGCGCTTCATAATTTTGAAGGTGGCTATTGCGGAGTTTCAAAAGTAGAAGACGATAGTATAAATATATGTTATATTGCTAATATTGAGGTTTTTAAAAAGTATAAAAACATCAACGAGTTTCAGGAGAAAGTAGTCTTTAAAAACACTACATTAAAAGCCATTTTTAAAAATTCAAAGCCAGTCTTTAAGTTACCTTTAAGTATTAGTCAAATTTCTTTTGAAACTAAAAAACCAATAGAAAACCATATGTTAATGTGCGGTGATACAGCAGGCATGATTCATCCATTATGTGGTAATGGAATGAGTATGGCAATACGTAGTGCACAGATGGCATCGCTACTTATTCTTGAATTTTTTAATAATGAAATTAAAGACAGACAAACTTTAGAAAAACAGTATCTTAGAGAATGGAATGCAGAGTTTAAATCGCGTTTAACAACAGGTCATATTGTTGCTAATTTGTTTAGCAAAAACAAATTAGCCGAAGTTTTAATTAGGATTATAAAATGGGTGCCAAGTATTTTACCTCATATTATTAAGCGCACACATGGTAAATTAATGAACGTTAAATGA
- a CDS encoding methyltransferase domain-containing protein: protein MSFLVNTKHRSEEEEIMDNLDYNGPILHDALDKLAKINQWLGGNIVTINGLKKALKNQTKTETITIVDLGCGGGDILREISAFGNKRNYNFQLIGLDANPYTVSYADSLSQNYNNIQFKVIDIFSEEFKDLEYDLVLSTLFLHHFKKEELEKFLKPVLEKAKLGIVINDLHRHRLAYYLFKLLCTTIKNKTIIEDGLTSVLRGFKRSELKAISEKINADYQIQWKWAFRFQWILKKK, encoded by the coding sequence ATGAGTTTTTTAGTAAATACAAAACATAGAAGTGAAGAAGAAGAAATTATGGACAATTTGGATTATAACGGTCCGATTTTGCATGATGCACTAGATAAATTAGCCAAAATAAACCAATGGTTAGGTGGAAATATAGTCACCATAAACGGTTTAAAAAAAGCACTAAAAAACCAAACCAAAACAGAAACCATTACCATTGTAGACTTAGGATGTGGCGGAGGAGATATTTTAAGAGAAATCTCAGCATTTGGAAATAAACGCAATTATAATTTTCAATTAATTGGTTTAGATGCCAACCCTTACACTGTTTCTTATGCAGATAGTCTATCTCAAAATTATAATAATATACAGTTTAAGGTTATTGATATTTTTTCTGAAGAATTTAAAGACTTAGAATACGATTTAGTTTTATCAACACTATTTCTACATCATTTTAAAAAAGAAGAATTAGAAAAATTTTTAAAACCAGTATTAGAAAAAGCAAAATTAGGTATAGTAATTAACGATTTACATAGACATAGACTAGCTTATTATCTCTTTAAACTATTATGTACCACTATTAAAAACAAAACAATTATTGAAGATGGTCTAACTTCAGTTTTAAGAGGATTTAAGAGAAGCGAGCTGAAAGCTATTTCAGAAAAAATAAATGCAGATTATCAAATCCAATGGAAGTGGGCATTTCGTTTCCAATGGATTTTGAAAAAAAAATAA